In Streptomyces sp. 1331.2, one genomic interval encodes:
- a CDS encoding (Fe-S)-binding protein — protein sequence MRIALFVTCVNDAVYPDTGRAVVRLLERLGVEVDFPQAQTCCGQPQFNTGYRRETAPLARRTAAAFAGYDHVVTPSGSCAAMIRDNYPKLGLPEAESLPGRVYELTEFLVDVLGVTDVGAYYPHTVTYHPSCHGLRMLGLGDRPLRLLRAVRGLTLVELPGAEECCGFGGTFAVKNPAVSAAMGADKIRNALGTGADVLCGADNSCLMHLGGTLRRQDAPLRTVHLAEILASTETEPLA from the coding sequence GTGCGGATCGCACTCTTCGTCACGTGCGTCAACGACGCCGTGTACCCGGACACCGGCCGGGCGGTGGTGCGGCTGCTGGAACGGCTCGGTGTCGAGGTCGACTTCCCGCAGGCCCAGACCTGTTGCGGGCAGCCCCAGTTCAACACCGGCTACCGCCGCGAGACCGCGCCCTTGGCCCGCCGGACCGCCGCCGCCTTCGCCGGCTACGACCACGTCGTCACCCCGTCCGGCTCCTGCGCGGCGATGATCCGGGACAACTACCCCAAGCTCGGCCTGCCCGAGGCCGAGTCGCTGCCCGGCCGGGTGTACGAGCTGACCGAGTTCCTGGTCGACGTGCTCGGCGTCACCGATGTCGGCGCGTACTACCCGCACACCGTCACCTACCACCCCTCCTGCCACGGCCTGCGGATGCTCGGCCTGGGCGACCGGCCGCTACGGCTGCTGCGAGCGGTCCGCGGGCTCACGCTGGTGGAGCTGCCGGGCGCCGAGGAGTGCTGCGGCTTCGGCGGCACCTTCGCGGTCAAGAACCCGGCCGTGTCCGCCGCGATGGGCGCGGACAAGATCCGCAACGCCCTCGGCACCGGCGCCGACGTGCTCTGCGGCGCCGACAACTCCTGCCTGATGCACCTCGGCGGCACCCTGCGCCGCCAGGACGCGCCGCTGCGCACCGTCCACCTCGCCGAGATCCTCGCCTCCACCGAGACGGAGCCCCTGGCATGA